From the genome of Spirochaetota bacterium:
TCCAAATTCTAAAAAGCAGTCCTGTGACCGTTTTGGAAGATAAAATATTTTCATCTCTTGGCAACAGGACCATATGGGTGGAGAGGATTGATCGTGAAAATGGCAAGTTAGATAATATAATTCTTTACAATAAAAACGATGGTGAAGGATGGGATGTCATTAAAGCTAAATGGGGGTTATGGAAGAACAATAGTGATGGGAGCAAGATGCTGGTCCTTTATGAAGGAAGATTCTTCTCAAGCAAAATCAATAATGCATCTTTTTCTGTTATAGATTTTAGTAATGGGAATGCTGAAATTTTACTCACAGATAGCGGAATAGATTATGATGATTCTAAGGATAAATTGAATCCGGCTGAGATGAACAGCATACAATTGTACAGTAAATTGAGAACAGTCAAAAAAACATTTATGGAGGATAGGGATATAGCTCGATACTGGGTAGAGTTGTTCAAGAAACAGGCAATACCCTTTAGTTGCTTTGTCTTCTCTATCATTGGAGTGCCCATTGGATTATTCTCCAAAAGGAGCAGCAGGGGGATAGGATTTGGTATCAGCATCATAGTATTCTTCATATATTATGTATTCTTTATGACAGGGCAATCCTTTGCTATTAGAGGGATTCTATATCCATTTTTAGGAGTATGGAGCGCAAATTTTATACTCTTATTTGCAGGTTGTGTGATGATTATTATAAAAGAAAAATTTAGGAATTAGACTATTCTATACATTAAACAAAACAGTTTTAATCCTTCAAAAGAAATAAGTATATCAAAAAAATGTTGTGTTTTGTATATTGTTCTTTATAATTGTAACAAATTTTAATAATGGTTGTTAATATGGAACGAGTAATTGTCTGGTATTTAACTGATCATAATGAAGGCGAAAATGTTGCTAATCTAATCAAGGAATTAGGGCTTACGACTAATATAGTAAAGAAAAAAAATTTCAAGAATGAAAAGATAGCTGATGATGACATTAATATTTTTGTAATTGATGTTAAAAATAGCGAATTATTACAAATTCTATACCTCTTTAAAGAGGATAAGAGACTCAGCAAATTTATAAAATATGCTATTCTCTCCAAACGACAAATAAAGGAAGCGATAGATGCATCCTTTGACATATTACATTTAGAATTTATATCCAGACCAATAGTTACCAGAGAATTTATTCTATTGATTGAGAAAACGGTTATAGTTGAGAGTTATAAGGAAATCATGAAGTATATTTCACAAGAAATTGGATTTAGGATTGAGGCCTTTGAGAGTATGATGGATATAAACAGGAAGGATGTATTTGCATCGGAAAAGGAGAAGGAGACCTTTAAGAAGATATTACAGTATGAGAAACGTCTGATGTTAGAGCAATCTAAATTGAATAAAGCTATAGAAAAATTTACTCTTTCTCGACAGAGGGAGATTTTTGATATGAGAAGCAGAATAGAGGCCGAGGAGATGCTTGAAAATTTGAGAAGGGAAGAGCTTCTTGATGCTAACAGCATAATCAAGGCCCAAGAGGCTGTGATTAATTTTTCTTCAGAAAAGCTATTAGAGGCAAGTAATGGGATAAAGGCGGGTGATCAGCTCGATGAATTGAGGAGAAAGGAGCGTATAGATGCCGATAATACCATTAAAGCCCAAGAGGCTGTGATTGATTTTTCTTCAAAAAAGCTATTAGAGGCAACTAAAGTAATTGATG
Proteins encoded in this window:
- a CDS encoding LptF/LptG family permease, with translation MRILTRYILQEQGSPFITGLLFFTFILLLNRLFVLADLIITKKVETFLVVKLFLLMLPSIISITVPMSVLISVIISIGRLSSDSEITALQASGISSYMIYKPPVISSIVIMLFMILFNDTLLVYSNKNYNKTFVQILKSSPVTVLEDKIFSSLGNRTIWVERIDRENGKLDNIILYNKNDGEGWDVIKAKWGLWKNNSDGSKMLVLYEGRFFSSKINNASFSVIDFSNGNAEILLTDSGIDYDDSKDKLNPAEMNSIQLYSKLRTVKKTFMEDRDIARYWVELFKKQAIPFSCFVFSIIGVPIGLFSKRSSRGIGFGISIIVFFIYYVFFMTGQSFAIRGILYPFLGVWSANFILLFAGCVMIIIKEKFRN